One Acetobacterium sp. KB-1 DNA segment encodes these proteins:
- a CDS encoding biotin--[acetyl-CoA-carboxylase] ligase, with product MSTKQKLLQTLEENRETYLSGEVLASTMAVSRSAIWKAIKSLKEAGYEIESTTNKGYRLKSESDRMSAEGIRPWLSPTNQALPLMVYQTLGSTNQEAKKLALEGVKTGTVIIAEEQTKGRGRMGRSFYSPPKSGIYLSLVLRPDVAARDAVLLTTGASVGVCRAIKKVTGIDTQIKWVNDIFMGDRKIVGILTEAVTNFENGQFEFVIIGIGVNFKQPETALPKELKDIVGTLFNEKPDALTRNRLAAEIINEVLTICDDLTNRDFLEEYKTHSMVLGKQIKVFRNDEWEVATALDISDEGGLIIKNQFGQTETLNSGEISIRKI from the coding sequence ATGTCGACAAAACAAAAATTATTACAAACCTTGGAAGAAAATCGCGAAACCTATCTTTCAGGAGAAGTGCTGGCCAGCACCATGGCGGTCTCCCGCTCAGCCATCTGGAAGGCCATCAAAAGCTTAAAAGAAGCGGGTTATGAAATAGAGTCCACCACCAACAAGGGCTATCGGCTAAAAAGTGAATCGGACCGAATGTCGGCGGAAGGGATACGCCCCTGGCTGTCTCCAACCAATCAGGCGCTTCCACTGATGGTCTATCAAACCCTTGGTTCCACGAATCAGGAAGCCAAGAAATTGGCACTGGAAGGGGTAAAAACGGGAACTGTTATTATTGCCGAAGAGCAAACAAAGGGACGGGGTCGAATGGGCCGTTCCTTTTATTCACCGCCCAAAAGCGGGATTTATTTAAGTCTGGTATTGCGACCCGATGTGGCCGCCCGGGATGCAGTGCTGTTAACCACCGGCGCATCGGTGGGGGTTTGTCGGGCGATTAAAAAAGTGACAGGCATTGATACCCAGATCAAGTGGGTCAATGATATTTTTATGGGCGACCGAAAAATTGTGGGGATTCTCACCGAGGCGGTGACTAACTTTGAGAACGGACAGTTCGAGTTTGTGATCATTGGCATCGGGGTGAATTTTAAACAGCCGGAAACAGCCTTGCCCAAAGAACTGAAAGACATTGTCGGGACCTTGTTTAATGAAAAACCGGATGCCCTGACCCGTAATCGGCTGGCAGCGGAAATTATCAACGAGGTCTTAACGATTTGTGACGATCTGACTAATCGGGATTTTTTAGAGGAATACAAAACCCACTCGATGGTTTTGGGAAAACAGATTAAGGTTTTTAGGAACGATGAGTGGGAAGTAGCAACCGCCCTGGACATTAGTGACGAAGGCGGATTAATTATCAAAAATCAATTTGGACAAACAGAAACCCTGAACAGCGGGGAAATTAGTATCAGAAAGATCTAG
- a CDS encoding glycosyltransferase family 2 protein encodes MMEKQTISMVIPCYCEEEVIPLFYDTLVNGVITQMPTVDFEILFIDDGSKDKTLPIIKKLSEKDCRVKYVSFSRNFGKEAAIYAGLSYASGDYVGIMDVDLQDPPALIMPMYEALINEDVDCVAACRASRAKESRIRSFFAKRFYKLINRMTGMEIVEGARDFRLMKRFVVEAVLAIGEYNRFSKGIFEWVGFKTKWLPYQDVERVAGKTKWSFWELCLYSVEGIIGFSTAPLAFASATGLLFCMLSFVAIVVIIIREILWHGSAYGWASLVCLIFLISGIQLFSIGILGQYLAKTYLETKKRPIFIVKERN; translated from the coding sequence ATGATGGAGAAACAAACAATAAGTATGGTGATTCCCTGTTATTGTGAAGAAGAGGTCATTCCCCTTTTTTATGATACGCTGGTGAATGGGGTTATCACTCAGATGCCCACAGTAGATTTTGAGATTCTGTTTATTGATGATGGTTCGAAAGATAAAACCCTGCCGATTATAAAAAAGCTTAGTGAAAAGGATTGTCGCGTAAAATATGTATCTTTTTCCCGGAATTTTGGTAAAGAAGCGGCTATTTATGCTGGGTTAAGTTATGCCTCCGGGGATTATGTCGGAATTATGGACGTTGATTTGCAGGATCCACCAGCCTTAATCATGCCCATGTATGAGGCTCTAATTAATGAGGATGTTGACTGTGTGGCAGCCTGTCGGGCAAGCCGCGCCAAAGAATCCCGTATTCGTTCGTTTTTTGCCAAACGCTTTTACAAACTGATCAATCGGATGACGGGCATGGAAATTGTCGAAGGGGCACGAGATTTTAGACTGATGAAGCGTTTTGTGGTCGAAGCTGTTCTGGCGATCGGTGAGTATAATCGCTTTTCAAAGGGAATTTTTGAGTGGGTTGGTTTCAAGACAAAATGGCTGCCTTATCAGGATGTTGAGCGGGTGGCCGGAAAAACCAAGTGGTCTTTCTGGGAATTATGCCTATATTCAGTGGAAGGGATCATCGGTTTTTCAACCGCACCGTTGGCCTTTGCATCAGCCACCGGCCTACTTTTTTGTATGCTATCGTTTGTGGCCATTGTGGTGATCATTATTCGGGAAATATTATGGCATGGTTCCGCCTATGGGTGGGCTTCGCTGGTGTGTTTGATTTTTCTGATCAGTGGGATTCAGTTATTCAGCATCGGGATTTTGGGTCAATACCTGGCCAAAACGTATTTAGAAACGAAAAAACGGCCTATTTTTATTGTCAAGGAACGCAATTAA
- a CDS encoding ATP-binding cassette domain-containing protein → MMNSESILSVSNLQQHFQINKDLTIKAVNGVDFEVKKGEVVGLVGETGSGKSTVARTIMGIYPATAGEVYFKGNLISDKGVYRKNKGDINKNMQIIFQDSAAALNPRMTIEEIITEPIVVNKLLQDKNKIQEKLDTLLMEVGLDHTFKKKYPTEISGGQRQRVAIARCLSTSPDLIIADEPIASLDVSIQAQIITLFQRLQREHGFSFLLIAHDLSIIKFICDKVAVMLHGKIMEIGPTEEIFTRPAHPYTQSLLSAVPVPDPLYERNKILIDYDERSAIEEAEMVELSPKHRVFNNFPSLVLQKLY, encoded by the coding sequence ATGATGAACTCAGAGTCGATTTTAAGTGTTTCAAATCTGCAGCAGCATTTTCAGATCAATAAAGATTTAACAATTAAAGCCGTCAATGGCGTCGATTTTGAGGTAAAAAAAGGCGAAGTGGTTGGTTTAGTTGGTGAAACGGGATCGGGTAAATCGACAGTTGCCCGAACCATCATGGGTATTTATCCGGCAACAGCGGGCGAAGTCTATTTTAAAGGAAATCTGATTTCGGACAAGGGGGTGTATCGAAAAAACAAAGGCGATATTAACAAAAATATGCAGATTATCTTTCAGGATTCAGCAGCAGCACTTAACCCCAGAATGACAATTGAAGAAATTATAACGGAACCAATTGTTGTAAATAAATTGCTGCAAGACAAAAATAAAATTCAGGAAAAATTGGACACCCTTTTAATGGAAGTGGGACTAGATCACACCTTTAAAAAGAAATACCCAACCGAAATATCGGGTGGTCAGCGCCAGCGTGTTGCGATTGCCCGGTGTTTGAGCACAAGTCCGGATTTAATCATTGCTGACGAACCGATTGCATCACTGGATGTTTCCATACAGGCTCAAATAATCACCTTATTTCAGCGGTTGCAACGGGAGCATGGGTTTTCGTTTCTTTTGATAGCCCATGATCTTTCAATAATTAAATTTATCTGTGACAAGGTAGCAGTGATGCTCCATGGAAAGATTATGGAAATTGGACCAACAGAAGAAATTTTCACAAGACCGGCCCATCCCTATACGCAGTCCTTATTATCAGCAGTACCGGTGCCAGATCCACTTTATGAACGAAATAAAATATTAATTGATTATGATGAAAGAAGTGCGATAGAAGAAGCCGAAATGGTGGAGTTATCACCAAAACACCGTGTTTTTAATAATTTCCCCAGCCTGGTACTTCAAAAATTATATTAA
- a CDS encoding ABC transporter ATP-binding protein, with protein sequence MEEPILQLKNLSVSFDTKNGEVEAVRDVSLTLKKGEILAIVGESGCGKTVMSQAVLKLLPKTSRIKQGQIIVEGEDITDYKEKEMRKLRGGVMSMVFQDPMTTLNPTIPIGKQITEAIVKHNKVSKEEAKKRGIEMLNLVGINREEEMFSLQPHFFSGGMRQRCVLAIALASNPQILFADEATTALDVTVQAKILDLLLDIRNKTGISIVFISHDLGVVARIADRVAVMYAGKIVEIGTAEDIFYNPRHPYVWGLMSALPALTKAGDSLATIPGTPPIMLNPPPGDAFAIRNRYALAIDYEEMPPMYEVSPTHYVATWLMDEKAPKIKPPISLKRMEKE encoded by the coding sequence ATGGAGGAACCGATTTTACAATTGAAAAATTTATCAGTGAGTTTTGATACGAAAAATGGTGAGGTTGAAGCGGTTAGAGATGTCAGTCTGACACTGAAAAAAGGCGAAATATTAGCCATTGTTGGAGAATCCGGCTGTGGAAAAACGGTGATGAGCCAAGCCGTTCTAAAACTGCTACCGAAAACATCCAGAATCAAACAAGGGCAAATCATTGTCGAAGGCGAAGACATTACCGACTATAAGGAAAAGGAAATGAGAAAACTGCGAGGTGGTGTTATGTCGATGGTTTTTCAGGATCCAATGACCACCCTCAACCCGACAATTCCGATTGGTAAGCAGATAACAGAGGCTATTGTTAAACACAATAAAGTCAGTAAGGAAGAGGCAAAAAAACGGGGAATCGAAATGCTCAATTTGGTGGGGATTAACAGAGAGGAAGAGATGTTTTCGTTGCAGCCACACTTTTTTTCTGGCGGAATGAGACAGCGTTGTGTACTGGCAATCGCCTTGGCATCAAATCCCCAAATTCTGTTTGCCGATGAAGCAACCACTGCGCTTGACGTAACGGTTCAGGCAAAAATATTAGATTTACTGTTAGATATCCGTAATAAAACCGGGATTTCTATTGTATTTATTTCGCATGATCTGGGCGTTGTTGCCAGAATTGCCGATCGCGTGGCAGTAATGTACGCCGGAAAAATTGTGGAGATTGGAACCGCAGAAGATATATTTTATAACCCCAGACATCCCTATGTATGGGGACTGATGTCGGCTTTGCCGGCACTGACTAAGGCGGGTGATTCGTTGGCCACCATTCCCGGAACCCCACCGATTATGCTAAATCCACCCCCAGGCGATGCGTTTGCGATACGAAATCGATATGCTCTCGCCATTGATTATGAAGAAATGCCCCCGATGTATGAAGTCTCACCCACCCATTATGTGGCGACATGGTTGATGGATGAAAAAGCACCCAAAATTAAACCACCAATTTCATTGAAAAGGATGGAAAAAGAATGA
- a CDS encoding ABC transporter substrate-binding protein has protein sequence MRVKKKIVKLLAGVLCLSTMVSFTGCSSASADKKSSTGSDLSNTLVYAGETADSINPIINEGSELVGIIFSGLMKYDASGKPIIDLAESYTYDEGSLTYTFKLRKGVKWHDGQPLTAQDVVFTYDKLTKDTTLSASVLSNYTDITSVTAIDDNTVVITLSQFNAAMLDNFTIGIAPKHLLDGQDLTTASFNQAPVGTGRYKFVEWDKTGGTITLEKNADYYDKVPNIDRVVYKTVAVENTKALMLESGEADLAWLNANYAEKFRGKDGYQNIDFTTADYRAISVDNRTDFWIKNKDSVGVLNDAIDKESVVKSVLNNQGSSAYSPIQLNAFGGNTAADIYTFDLNKFAQEMQALGWTKGADGIYERNGERFHFTIQVRDYEEERIDIANIVSKQLKEAGVDMEIVLVTKFDWKSGYNGFLSGYAVEFDPDALYAQFTTAGSSNTMKYSNPVVDDLLTKARHEKDVAARKDLYGQFEVAFAKQPASVLIAYLDGNYVSISGLEGLNTDRVLGHHAVGVMWNIEDWTLNK, from the coding sequence ATGAGGGTAAAGAAAAAGATTGTTAAATTATTGGCAGGGGTACTTTGTTTAAGCACCATGGTAAGTTTTACCGGTTGCTCGTCAGCATCGGCTGATAAAAAATCATCGACTGGGTCGGATTTGTCAAATACCCTGGTATACGCTGGGGAAACCGCAGATTCCATTAACCCGATTATTAATGAGGGCAGTGAATTGGTTGGGATCATTTTCTCAGGTTTGATGAAGTATGATGCATCAGGCAAGCCAATCATCGATTTGGCTGAAAGTTATACCTATGATGAGGGTTCATTAACATATACCTTTAAATTGCGGAAAGGGGTGAAATGGCATGATGGCCAACCGTTAACAGCACAGGATGTCGTTTTCACCTACGATAAGCTGACAAAAGATACCACCTTATCGGCCAGTGTATTAAGTAACTATACCGACATTACCAGCGTGACGGCAATTGATGACAACACCGTGGTGATTACGCTTTCCCAATTCAACGCCGCCATGCTGGATAATTTTACCATTGGAATTGCGCCGAAACATTTATTGGATGGTCAGGATTTGACCACCGCATCCTTTAATCAGGCGCCTGTGGGAACCGGTCGCTATAAATTTGTCGAGTGGGATAAAACTGGGGGAACCATCACCCTGGAAAAGAATGCCGATTATTACGATAAGGTGCCAAATATCGATCGGGTGGTTTATAAAACCGTTGCGGTAGAAAATACTAAAGCATTGATGCTTGAATCCGGTGAAGCCGATCTAGCCTGGCTGAACGCAAACTATGCAGAAAAATTCCGAGGCAAAGATGGTTATCAAAATATTGATTTTACAACCGCCGACTATCGGGCGATTTCAGTGGATAACCGAACCGATTTCTGGATAAAAAACAAGGATTCTGTTGGGGTTCTCAACGATGCAATTGATAAAGAGTCCGTGGTTAAGAGTGTGCTCAATAATCAGGGAAGCTCTGCATACAGCCCGATTCAGTTAAATGCCTTTGGTGGAAATACTGCCGCTGATATTTATACATTTGATCTGAATAAATTTGCCCAGGAAATGCAGGCATTAGGCTGGACAAAAGGCGCTGATGGCATTTATGAACGAAATGGGGAAAGATTCCATTTTACCATTCAAGTTCGGGATTATGAAGAAGAACGAATTGACATTGCCAACATTGTTTCAAAACAGCTAAAAGAAGCCGGTGTGGATATGGAAATTGTTCTGGTTACAAAATTTGACTGGAAATCTGGATACAATGGATTCTTATCAGGCTACGCTGTTGAATTTGATCCAGATGCACTTTATGCCCAATTTACCACCGCTGGTAGTTCCAACACCATGAAATACTCAAACCCTGTCGTGGACGATTTATTGACAAAGGCCAGACATGAGAAAGATGTCGCGGCCAGAAAAGATTTATATGGCCAATTTGAAGTAGCGTTCGCAAAACAACCGGCCTCAGTACTGATTGCCTATCTGGATGGAAATTATGTCAGTATCAGTGGACTTGAAGGGCTCAATACCGATCGCGTTCTTGGTCATCATGCCGTTGGTGTGATGTGGAATATTGAAGATTGGACGCTTAACAAATAA
- a CDS encoding ABC transporter permease, translated as MAGNATDPFVLVGTNYKTYESAEKRISFWQRIKGMPILSMVILGIIILGCVFAEQVYNHDPTGFYLQNLNQPPNSEFYFGTDSLGRDIYSMIWYGGRVSILIGLLGMAIITVIGVIYGCVSGTANSRVDSIMMRIPELINSIPNLLLILLLTSVMGTQNIVKISFVIGVTGWCGLARIVRSEVRQIRSSEYVLAAQCMGSGFFHIMIKHLIPNFISTIMFVVVSSIGLSISMESTLSFLGLGLPVDVVSWGSMLSLANKALLSNSWWVIIFPGVFLITTLVCVTNIAYYFRKETNKRESYL; from the coding sequence ATGGCAGGAAACGCCACAGACCCCTTTGTCCTAGTCGGGACGAATTACAAAACATACGAATCGGCAGAGAAAAGGATTTCCTTCTGGCAACGGATAAAAGGGATGCCGATCCTGTCAATGGTTATTCTTGGGATTATCATTCTGGGCTGTGTTTTTGCGGAACAGGTTTATAATCATGATCCGACCGGTTTTTATCTACAAAATCTTAATCAACCGCCAAACTCAGAATTTTATTTTGGCACCGATTCCCTGGGAAGAGATATCTATTCGATGATCTGGTATGGCGGTCGGGTATCCATTCTGATCGGTTTATTGGGGATGGCGATTATTACCGTGATTGGTGTTATCTATGGCTGTGTCAGCGGAACCGCTAATTCCCGGGTTGATTCAATCATGATGCGAATTCCCGAGCTGATCAACAGTATTCCCAACCTACTGTTGATTTTATTGCTGACATCGGTCATGGGAACCCAGAATATTGTCAAAATATCATTTGTCATTGGGGTGACCGGATGGTGTGGTCTGGCAAGAATTGTCCGGAGCGAAGTCAGACAGATCCGCAGTAGTGAGTATGTCCTGGCGGCGCAATGTATGGGGAGTGGCTTTTTTCATATTATGATAAAACACCTGATTCCCAATTTTATCTCCACCATTATGTTTGTGGTCGTCTCCAGTATTGGACTCAGCATCTCCATGGAATCCACGCTCAGCTTTCTGGGTTTGGGGTTGCCCGTTGATGTCGTTTCCTGGGGCAGTATGCTGTCTCTGGCAAATAAGGCGTTGCTGTCAAATTCATGGTGGGTCATTATCTTTCCAGGCGTATTTCTGATTACCACCCTGGTGTGTGTTACCAATATTGCATATTATTTTAGAAAAGAAACAAATAAACGAGAAAGTTATCTCTGA
- a CDS encoding ABC transporter permease produces MNSKSILIEKIVKRTLWFLLSMLLLSIVVFYFARLAPGDPLQSYYGDAVESMTSSELDAARERLGLDGSIALQYVKWISNAVQGDFGMSLKYKMPALAVIAPLIGNTLILGGTAYILVFVLATILALFCAMHEDTWIDRIICKVGTAAYYIPSFWLGVVLVLIFSINLGWLPSSGAYDIGKSDDLFNRIQHMILPLTVMILSHLWYYAYMIRNKLLDEIRKEYVLLAKSKGCTKSEIVLKHCFRNVAPTIVSIMAISIPHVLSGTFIAEAVFNYPGIGALSVTSAKYHDYNLLMLIVLITGIMVVSSSIIAQFINEAIDPRMKLTEVSTWQETPQTPLS; encoded by the coding sequence TTGAACAGCAAATCGATATTAATTGAGAAAATAGTCAAACGAACCTTATGGTTTTTGCTTTCGATGCTGCTTTTATCAATTGTGGTTTTCTACTTTGCCCGTCTGGCTCCAGGTGATCCGCTACAATCATATTATGGCGATGCAGTCGAGTCGATGACATCCTCTGAACTGGATGCTGCAAGAGAACGATTGGGATTGGATGGTTCCATCGCACTCCAATATGTTAAATGGATCAGCAATGCTGTGCAAGGTGATTTTGGGATGTCGTTAAAATACAAAATGCCAGCATTGGCTGTGATTGCCCCGTTAATCGGAAATACCCTGATTCTGGGGGGCACTGCCTATATCCTGGTATTTGTGCTGGCAACGATTTTGGCATTATTTTGTGCTATGCATGAAGACACCTGGATTGACCGGATTATCTGTAAGGTGGGAACGGCGGCTTATTATATCCCGTCATTCTGGCTGGGAGTTGTATTGGTATTGATTTTTAGCATCAATCTGGGATGGCTTCCCAGTAGTGGCGCTTATGATATTGGTAAATCGGACGATCTTTTTAACCGCATCCAGCATATGATTTTGCCCCTAACAGTAATGATACTTAGTCATCTCTGGTATTACGCCTATATGATCCGAAACAAATTGCTGGATGAAATCCGAAAAGAATATGTGCTGCTGGCTAAATCAAAAGGATGTACGAAGTCGGAGATCGTTTTGAAACACTGTTTTCGAAATGTGGCACCAACCATTGTCAGCATTATGGCGATTTCCATTCCCCATGTTCTCAGTGGGACCTTTATTGCCGAAGCCGTGTTTAATTATCCGGGGATTGGAGCGCTGTCGGTTACCAGTGCCAAGTATCATGATTACAATTTACTGATGTTAATTGTTCTCATTACCGGCATTATGGTTGTTTCCAGCAGTATTATTGCCCAGTTTATCAATGAAGCCATCGATCCCAGAATGAAATTAACGGAGGTGAGCACATGGCAGGAAACGCCACAGACCCCTTTGTCCTAG
- a CDS encoding class I SAM-dependent methyltransferase, whose translation MEVVGVIKKIEAYWDKRSDSFDADHDTEDLQAWMEALNNLLGTNQNKNVLDLGTGTGFLANMTAKLGHSTIGIDISREMMNYAVKHAKTAASDAVFMEGSVLELPFMNETIDFIINSRLIWTLVEPDLAIREWLRILKPGGKIMCFNRMKEGVGLNIGKVNIYEDEEVDNHLVVKSARMEELKELLERNGLVEVQIQKLPGLTRPGYDYDPWFVLMGTKVSETGVLIS comes from the coding sequence ATGGAAGTAGTTGGAGTAATAAAAAAAATTGAAGCGTACTGGGACAAGCGTTCTGATTCGTTTGATGCTGATCATGATACGGAGGATTTGCAGGCATGGATGGAGGCGCTTAACAATCTTTTAGGGACGAATCAGAACAAAAATGTTCTGGATCTGGGAACCGGAACCGGATTTCTGGCAAATATGACGGCAAAGCTGGGTCATTCAACCATCGGGATTGATATATCAAGAGAGATGATGAATTATGCAGTTAAGCATGCAAAAACAGCAGCGTCGGATGCTGTTTTTATGGAAGGGAGCGTTTTAGAGCTGCCCTTTATGAACGAAACCATTGATTTTATTATCAATTCCCGGCTGATCTGGACACTGGTTGAACCGGATCTGGCAATCAGAGAATGGCTGCGAATTTTGAAACCAGGGGGAAAAATTATGTGTTTTAACCGGATGAAGGAGGGCGTTGGACTAAATATTGGCAAGGTTAATATTTATGAAGATGAAGAAGTGGATAACCATCTGGTAGTAAAGAGCGCTCGCATGGAAGAACTGAAAGAGCTTTTGGAAAGAAACGGTCTTGTTGAAGTGCAGATACAGAAGTTACCGGGTTTGACCCGTCCGGGATATGATTATGATCCATGGTTTGTTCTGATGGGAACAAAGGTATCAGAAACGGGTGTGCTGATTTCATGA
- a CDS encoding Sapep family Mn(2+)-dependent dipeptidase, which yields MTIHFDKQAVLEALRGLLQIKSVNANAGATTSEAPLGTGINAAINYVLELGKSFGLTTKNCDGYCGYVEFGEGPEMVAAITHVDTVEVGDDWTVLPFDLTIDGDKIYGRGVLDDKGPTIVSLFALKALKEAKVPINKRIRLIIGGDEEGGNWACMKRYKETEEIPTYAFSPDSGFPVIFAEKGIMNVILKKELDNGTPVLNLSSGKQINSVPDYAKATYNGQTYEARGKSAHASEPQKGDNALIKLADELRAAGIKHPILELLKRATPAGFGINLSDAVSGDLTLNPAIAFVDENIAVLRCDIRYPVTIKSSELCKTILKAIEELGFSLEMDHETLPLHVDQESFLVTSLQKVYADYTGDTSGPIVSGGGTYARAFDNAVAFGGVFPGETNTCHQTDESWSIDSMAKNFDIIVKALEVLAQ from the coding sequence ATGACCATTCATTTTGATAAACAAGCAGTCTTAGAGGCCTTGCGAGGCCTGTTACAAATAAAGTCGGTGAACGCCAACGCTGGAGCGACCACTTCAGAAGCGCCCTTGGGAACTGGGATCAATGCGGCCATTAATTACGTTCTGGAGTTAGGTAAAAGTTTCGGTTTGACCACTAAAAACTGTGATGGCTATTGCGGTTACGTGGAATTTGGCGAAGGGCCAGAAATGGTGGCGGCCATCACACATGTTGATACGGTCGAAGTGGGTGACGACTGGACCGTGCTGCCCTTTGACTTAACCATTGATGGCGATAAAATTTATGGCCGGGGGGTGCTGGACGATAAAGGACCTACCATTGTCTCTCTGTTTGCCTTAAAAGCCCTGAAAGAGGCCAAGGTACCGATTAATAAACGGATTCGCCTGATTATTGGCGGTGATGAAGAAGGCGGCAACTGGGCCTGTATGAAACGCTACAAAGAAACTGAAGAGATCCCCACCTACGCCTTTTCGCCGGATTCCGGTTTCCCGGTTATTTTTGCGGAAAAGGGCATCATGAATGTGATTCTTAAAAAAGAATTGGATAATGGCACACCCGTACTAAACTTAAGTAGTGGTAAACAGATCAATTCGGTTCCGGATTATGCTAAAGCGACTTACAACGGCCAGACCTACGAAGCCAGGGGCAAATCCGCCCATGCTTCTGAGCCACAAAAGGGTGACAACGCTCTGATAAAACTGGCAGACGAATTACGGGCGGCGGGTATAAAGCATCCGATTCTGGAGCTGCTTAAGCGGGCGACCCCGGCAGGTTTTGGGATTAACCTTTCTGATGCGGTATCCGGGGATCTGACCCTTAATCCGGCTATCGCCTTTGTAGATGAGAATATCGCCGTGCTTCGATGTGATATCCGCTACCCGGTGACCATAAAGAGCAGCGAGCTCTGTAAAACCATCCTGAAAGCCATCGAAGAGCTGGGCTTTTCTCTGGAAATGGATCATGAAACCCTACCTCTGCATGTCGATCAGGAAAGTTTTCTGGTCACATCGCTGCAAAAAGTATATGCCGACTACACTGGCGATACCAGCGGTCCGATTGTCTCGGGCGGCGGAACCTATGCTCGGGCCTTTGATAACGCCGTGGCCTTTGGCGGCGTTTTTCCCGGTGAAACCAACACCTGTCATCAGACCGATGAGTCCTGGAGCATTGACAGCATGGCGAAGAACTTTGATATTATTGTGAAGGCTTTGGAAGTGCTGGCGCAATAG
- a CDS encoding Sapep family Mn(2+)-dependent dipeptidase, which produces MNDKLKVKDLLNDLKGLLQIDSTNADAGPVIPEAPLGIGINAAINYVLNLGERFGFKTKNCDGYCGYIEMGQGEEMIGILTHVDTVPVGDGWSVNPFDLTIDGDKAYGRGTIDNKGPTLVALYAMKALADSGALLNKRVRLIIGGDEEGEQWHCMNRYKATEEAPTYAFSPDSGYPAIFAEKGILNVCIKKNLEPTTYNLGFFSGNQINTVPDYAKAIVSDAVYESIGKPAHASQPHEGVNAMFLLASELRVLGLEHPFLDLIDIATSEGLNIDFEDEISGKLTINPSIAKVNQDKAVLKCDIRYPVTMKGADIRDHIERAVTPLGFTVNINYDLPPLHIEKESYLIDALQKIYEDYTGDTTGPKVIGGGTYARAFDNAVAFGGRFPEEPNTCHQTDEYWSIKSMKKNFDIITKALESLVQ; this is translated from the coding sequence ATGAACGATAAACTAAAAGTTAAAGACCTGTTAAACGACCTGAAAGGGTTGCTACAAATCGATTCGACCAATGCCGATGCCGGACCTGTTATACCAGAGGCACCCCTAGGCATTGGCATTAACGCGGCAATCAACTATGTGTTAAATCTGGGCGAGCGCTTTGGCTTTAAAACCAAAAACTGTGACGGCTATTGCGGTTACATCGAAATGGGTCAGGGTGAAGAAATGATTGGCATTCTGACCCATGTGGACACGGTGCCGGTGGGGGATGGCTGGTCCGTTAATCCCTTTGATCTGACCATTGACGGCGATAAGGCCTATGGCCGGGGAACCATTGACAATAAGGGCCCCACCCTGGTGGCGCTTTATGCCATGAAGGCTTTGGCAGATAGTGGAGCACTTTTGAATAAACGGGTTCGTCTGATAATCGGTGGTGATGAAGAAGGTGAACAGTGGCATTGTATGAACCGCTATAAGGCCACCGAAGAAGCGCCGACTTATGCTTTTTCACCGGATTCCGGGTACCCGGCCATCTTTGCTGAAAAAGGCATTCTGAATGTCTGTATCAAAAAAAATCTGGAGCCCACCACTTACAACCTGGGCTTTTTTAGCGGTAATCAGATCAACACCGTTCCCGATTATGCCAAGGCCATTGTCAGTGATGCCGTTTATGAAAGCATCGGTAAGCCAGCTCATGCATCTCAGCCCCATGAGGGGGTTAATGCGATGTTTTTATTGGCCAGTGAGTTAAGAGTGCTGGGGTTGGAGCACCCCTTTCTGGATCTTATCGACATCGCCACCTCCGAAGGACTGAATATCGATTTTGAAGATGAAATTTCCGGGAAACTCACCATCAATCCATCGATTGCCAAGGTTAATCAGGACAAGGCGGTGCTAAAGTGCGATATCCGTTATCCGGTCACCATGAAGGGAGCGGACATCCGGGACCACATTGAAAGAGCCGTTACCCCTCTGGGTTTTACCGTTAACATCAATTATGATCTGCCACCGCTCCATATTGAGAAAGAAAGTTATCTCATTGATGCGCTTCAAAAAATTTATGAAGACTATACCGGCGATACCACCGGTCCCAAGGTCATCGGCGGGGGAACTTACGCCCGGGCCTTTGATAATGCCGTGGCCTTTGGGGGACGATTCCCCGAGGAACCCAACACCTGTCATCAGACCGATGAGTACTGGAGTATTAAAAGCATGAAGAAGAATTTTGATATTATCACCAAAGCGCTGGAAAGTCTGGTACAATAA